A single region of the Thermus antranikianii DSM 12462 genome encodes:
- a CDS encoding helix-turn-helix domain-containing protein: MQGEVLTVEEVAKLLRVSRKTVEKLIYAKKLHAVKVGRVWRIPRAAVEAFLEGKEYREP; encoded by the coding sequence ATGCAAGGAGAAGTCTTGACCGTGGAGGAAGTGGCCAAGCTCCTCCGGGTTAGCCGCAAGACGGTGGAAAAGCTCATCTACGCCAAAAAGCTCCACGCGGTGAAGGTAGGCCGGGTTTGGCGCATCCCGAGGGCCGCCGTGGAGGCGTTCTTGGAAGGGAAGGAGTACCGTGAACCTTAG
- a CDS encoding site-specific integrase, with the protein MRRRGKGGGSVFYHEGKGKWVAQLTWVDPATGRKVKREKHCETRKEAERALADMVAAQAKGLLTDPSRLTTRDFALEYLKRLEREGLRPNSIRLALDELAHALPSLKDPKAHDPLGRMRLQEVKPVHVRAAMDRVVEAGYAPRTVGRVLMRLKALFREALRLELVARNPAEAVKVRLPKGEKAARALEPHEVARLLEAAEASRSKDMALLLRLMLETGLRRGEALALQWRDIDLEAGELTVWRAWVKVAGRGAFSEPKTPTAKRKVPLPRGLLLRLKARREELLERLTPEEVDGLFLVGGVKPVDPDAFNHYLRRLAERAGLGRVRVHDLRHTWATLALSRGVPLEVVSERLGHASPTITLNVYRHLLEEERRGWVLDLEELLYPAPRAQA; encoded by the coding sequence ATGCGAAGGCGCGGCAAAGGGGGCGGAAGCGTCTTCTACCACGAGGGCAAGGGGAAGTGGGTGGCCCAGCTCACCTGGGTAGACCCCGCCACGGGCCGGAAGGTCAAGCGGGAGAAGCATTGCGAAACCCGCAAGGAGGCCGAAAGGGCCCTGGCGGATATGGTGGCCGCCCAGGCCAAAGGGCTCCTCACCGACCCTTCCAGGCTCACCACGCGGGACTTCGCCCTGGAGTACCTGAAGCGCCTGGAGCGGGAGGGGCTTAGGCCCAACTCCATCCGCCTGGCCTTGGACGAGCTAGCCCACGCCCTCCCCTCCCTCAAGGACCCCAAGGCCCACGACCCCCTGGGCCGCATGCGGCTCCAGGAGGTGAAGCCGGTCCATGTGCGGGCCGCCATGGACCGGGTGGTGGAAGCAGGCTACGCCCCCCGCACCGTGGGCCGGGTGCTCATGCGGCTCAAGGCCCTCTTCCGGGAGGCCCTACGGCTGGAACTGGTGGCCAGAAACCCCGCCGAAGCCGTGAAGGTGCGCCTGCCCAAGGGGGAGAAGGCGGCCAGGGCCCTGGAGCCCCACGAGGTGGCCCGGCTTCTGGAGGCCGCCGAAGCCTCCCGGTCCAAGGACATGGCCCTGCTCCTCCGGCTCATGCTGGAAACCGGGCTCCGCCGGGGCGAGGCCCTGGCCCTGCAATGGCGGGACATAGACCTGGAGGCCGGGGAGCTTACCGTGTGGCGGGCTTGGGTAAAGGTGGCCGGAAGGGGGGCCTTCTCCGAGCCCAAGACCCCCACGGCCAAGCGCAAGGTGCCCTTGCCCCGTGGCCTACTCCTTCGCCTGAAGGCCCGGAGGGAGGAGCTTCTGGAACGGCTCACCCCGGAGGAGGTGGACGGGCTCTTCCTGGTGGGCGGGGTGAAGCCCGTGGACCCGGACGCGTTCAACCACTACCTGCGCCGCCTGGCGGAAAGGGCGGGCTTGGGCCGGGTGAGGGTGCACGACCTTCGCCACACCTGGGCCACCCTGGCCCTCTCCCGGGGCGTGCCCCTGGAGGTGGTGAGCGAGCGGCTGGGCCACGCCAGCCCCACCATCACCCTGAATGTGTACCGCCACCTTCTGGAGGAGGAGCGCCGGGGGTGGGTGCTGGACCTGGAAGAACTCCTCTACCCCGCCCCCCGCGCCCAAGCCTGA
- a CDS encoding RNA-guided endonuclease InsQ/TnpB family protein, with product MTKAERIKSAIQETRERRASLKPAVFELKLQNLSRKKEELLSRAFLEAKWLYNWLVSDLGRLNLPANKVDAVEVKVGDGFEERRLVLLGSQIKQEIADRLKDNLRALKKLKERGYRVGPLKPKRFVHSIPLKQYGVTYSLDFARNRARIQKLGDFRVLGLHQIPRGVEIAGAVLVRKPSGYYLHVTCYLAKGDSPEPIAGQPRRGYLEAVGIDFGIESKLTLSNGIKIDFEVHETPRLKRLQRKLARAKRGSKRRGKIRFLLRREYEKLNNRRKDAENKVLAFLKLYGKVVFQDDLLASWARLFGRQVHSSRIGGLKLRLRNSLKAPIPVRRFEPTTKECYACGKRHELPLSQRIIACSCGWECDRDVNAALVILRKGLGLSPDQALGLDRPEVTPLEKEAAARILGSNPSIRVSFPQ from the coding sequence GTGACCAAGGCCGAAAGGATCAAGAGCGCTATCCAAGAAACGAGAGAGCGGCGGGCAAGCCTAAAACCTGCCGTCTTTGAGCTTAAGCTCCAGAACCTATCCCGGAAGAAAGAGGAACTCCTTAGCCGGGCCTTCCTGGAGGCCAAGTGGCTCTACAACTGGCTGGTATCGGACCTGGGGAGGCTTAACCTGCCGGCCAACAAGGTAGACGCCGTAGAGGTTAAAGTGGGGGACGGCTTTGAAGAGAGGCGGCTTGTCCTCCTCGGCTCCCAGATCAAGCAGGAAATCGCCGACAGGCTCAAGGATAACCTCCGGGCACTTAAGAAGCTAAAGGAACGCGGGTACAGGGTAGGCCCTCTCAAGCCAAAAAGGTTTGTCCACTCCATCCCCCTCAAGCAGTACGGCGTGACCTACAGCCTAGACTTTGCCCGGAACAGGGCGAGGATACAGAAGCTCGGGGACTTCCGCGTTTTGGGTCTCCACCAGATCCCCCGGGGGGTAGAGATCGCCGGCGCCGTGCTGGTGAGAAAACCCAGCGGCTACTACCTCCACGTGACCTGCTATCTAGCCAAAGGGGATTCTCCTGAGCCGATAGCCGGTCAGCCCCGTAGGGGCTACCTTGAAGCCGTGGGGATAGACTTCGGCATCGAGTCCAAGCTCACCCTATCCAACGGGATCAAGATCGACTTTGAGGTACACGAGACCCCCAGGCTCAAACGGCTCCAGAGGAAACTGGCGAGGGCAAAAAGGGGCTCTAAGCGGAGGGGAAAGATCCGCTTTCTTTTGAGGAGGGAATACGAAAAGCTCAACAACCGTCGGAAGGATGCAGAGAACAAGGTCCTGGCCTTTCTCAAACTCTACGGGAAGGTGGTGTTCCAGGACGACCTCCTAGCGAGCTGGGCGCGGCTCTTTGGTAGGCAGGTTCACTCTTCAAGGATAGGCGGATTGAAGTTGAGGTTGAGGAACAGCCTCAAGGCGCCTATCCCTGTGAGGAGGTTTGAACCTACCACCAAAGAATGCTACGCCTGTGGGAAAAGGCACGAGCTTCCTCTATCCCAAAGGATCATCGCTTGCAGTTGCGGGTGGGAGTGCGACCGGGATGTTAACGCCGCCTTGGTGATCCTGAGAAAAGGGCTTGGCCTGAGCCCCGATCAGGCCCTAGGGTTGGACCGGCCCGAAGTAACGCCCCTGGAGAAGGAAGCCGCTGCCCGGATTTTGGGGAGCAATCCCTCGATCCGGGTAAGTTTCCCTCAATGA
- a CDS encoding sensor histidine kinase produces MNELLAEAWEQALEGLVLHRDRQVLYLNPRAEELLEVSREKVVGRPLLLALRDHRLEALALHGGERTLEVRSRTLRVRALPGRLYLLDETELNRRLEALEEATLALAHELRTPLAGMGPLLEALTPRTPQEKEVLDLLKGEVARLSRLVRDLSLTQPGPKRTFSLEELWPRLERLLKEKIRERQVEVHLPHTAHTDPEALFQILLNLLDNALKYGQDPIRLLSREEGGRLLLEVRDHGPELPDYELLFLPRHRGFQGGAGQGLGLYLVRRIAQGLGGEAYALRDGAENVFGVALPLN; encoded by the coding sequence GTGAACGAACTTCTGGCCGAGGCCTGGGAGCAAGCCCTGGAGGGCCTGGTCCTTCACCGGGATAGGCAGGTCCTCTACTTGAACCCCAGGGCGGAGGAGCTTTTGGAGGTGAGCCGGGAAAAAGTGGTGGGCCGCCCCCTCCTCCTCGCCCTCCGGGACCACCGCCTCGAGGCCCTGGCCCTCCACGGGGGCGAGCGCACCCTGGAGGTGCGAAGCCGCACCCTGAGGGTGAGGGCCCTTCCCGGCAGGCTCTACCTCCTGGACGAAACGGAGCTAAACCGGCGCCTGGAGGCCCTGGAGGAAGCCACCCTGGCCCTAGCCCACGAGCTCCGTACCCCCCTGGCGGGGATGGGGCCCCTCCTCGAGGCCCTCACCCCCAGGACCCCCCAGGAGAAGGAGGTGCTGGACCTCCTCAAGGGGGAGGTGGCCCGCCTATCCCGCTTGGTGCGGGACCTCTCCCTCACCCAACCGGGCCCCAAGCGCACCTTCTCCCTGGAGGAGCTCTGGCCGCGCCTGGAGAGGCTTCTTAAGGAGAAAATCCGGGAAAGGCAAGTGGAGGTCCACCTGCCCCACACCGCCCACACCGACCCCGAGGCCCTCTTCCAGATCCTCCTTAACCTCCTGGACAACGCCCTTAAGTACGGCCAAGATCCCATCCGCCTCCTCTCCCGGGAAGAGGGGGGGCGCCTTTTGCTGGAGGTGCGGGACCATGGGCCGGAACTTCCGGATTACGAACTCCTCTTCTTGCCCCGCCACCGGGGGTTCCAGGGGGGAGCCGGGCAGGGCTTGGGCCTCTACCTGGTGCGCCGGATTGCCCAGGGCCTGGGTGGAGAGGCCTACGCCCTGAGGGATGGAGCCGAGAACGTTTTTGGCGTGGCCCTTCCCCTAAACTGA
- a CDS encoding response regulator transcription factor, with translation MATVLVVEDEPAVRLGVRLALEKAGHRVLEAATSQEAWPRLREAEAVVLDWMLPDEPGTRLLERMRQGAYPELPVLMLTARTEVRDRVEGLSRGADDYLVKPFATEELLARLEALLRRAGRRKVLRRGPLLLDLERKEASLDGKPLPLTRREFELLAFLAQRPGRVYSREELLEAVWGQDYLGTPRTVDQHVLQLREKLGEDPKAPRFLETVRGMGYRFKVAPQDTNHVPSQTKGEG, from the coding sequence GTGGCCACGGTCCTTGTGGTGGAGGATGAGCCAGCGGTGCGGCTTGGGGTGCGGCTGGCCCTGGAAAAAGCCGGGCACAGGGTGCTGGAGGCTGCAACCTCCCAGGAAGCCTGGCCAAGGTTGCGGGAGGCGGAAGCCGTGGTCCTGGATTGGATGCTCCCCGATGAACCCGGCACCCGGCTCCTGGAGCGCATGCGCCAAGGAGCCTATCCCGAGCTTCCCGTCCTCATGCTCACCGCCCGAACCGAGGTACGGGATCGGGTGGAAGGGCTTTCCCGCGGGGCCGACGACTACCTGGTAAAACCCTTCGCCACCGAGGAACTTTTGGCCCGCCTCGAGGCCCTCCTGCGCCGTGCGGGCAGGCGGAAGGTGCTCCGGCGCGGACCCCTTCTCCTGGACCTGGAGCGCAAGGAGGCCAGCCTGGACGGCAAGCCCCTACCCTTAACCCGGCGGGAGTTTGAACTGCTGGCCTTCCTGGCCCAGCGCCCGGGCCGGGTCTACTCCCGGGAGGAGCTTCTGGAAGCGGTCTGGGGCCAGGACTACCTGGGCACCCCGAGGACGGTGGACCAGCACGTGCTTCAGCTCCGGGAAAAGCTGGGCGAAGACCCCAAAGCCCCCCGCTTTCTGGAAACCGTGCGGGGCATGGGGTACCGCTTCAAGGTGGCCCCGCAAGACACGAACCACGTTCCTAGCCAGACCAAGGGGGAAGGGTGA